A window of Oryza glaberrima chromosome 2, OglaRS2, whole genome shotgun sequence genomic DNA:
TGGAATGTCGGCGGCTTGGCGCGTCCTTCTCGACGACAGCGCCTAGGCGGAGAGGTGGCCGAGTGGCGACGACTCTGGCAGAGCGGCGATGGCATTGGGCGAAGCGACAAGGGGGCGGCCGGATCCAGCCCGGGGCAGCTCCCCTTCTCCACTATCTCCAGCATAACTCCCCTTCTCTGACCGCCGCAGcagctctccctcctctccgccgctccCCCTCTCGCCAGCGCCGCTCTTCCTTTACCTCTCCGCTGATGCTGCTCACCCCACCGCCTGCTAGGTGGCTCGTTGGCTGCATGCAGATGGTGACAGCGGGCTAGGCAGCTCATCGGCAAGGACAATGGGCTAGGCGGCTCATTGGAGGGCAGGGGTGAAGCCTGGATTTATGGTTAGGAGGGTGTGGGCAGGGCGAACAAGTCATAAGTCATAGTAAGCAATGCCGACGATAAAACAAGACATCATGTGTTCTGccataaaaaaacttaaatttagCTTTTTAGCTGTATCATTGGATGTTTGACAGTTTGAGACTTGAGACACTATGCTCGATAGCGAGACGCAATGGGAGTACGGAGAGACGTGTGAAGCCGAAGCAATGAAAACGAGGAGTTGATTTGCGTTGTCTCTCCATCTctttcttattaattaattttctatatCATATTTATTGATAATGGACTAATTAATATGCTAATGCGCTATTTAGTATAATAGGGAGGGGGTGGGATGGGGGTGTTAGCCCCCTCCGGCACCCCCCTTAGCTGCGCCCTGTTGGATGAGGGCGAGCACAGGAAGGAGCACGATGCTACTCGCTCCACAGCGTAGAAGCAGTGTTGTCTCCCAGTTTCACACGTCCTCTTTTTCACCCAAGAACCGGTGGTCTTTTTTGGACACGAGAACTTCTTTTTGGTGGGTCCGGAAGCAAACGTGCCAAGGTCAAGGGAGAATGCCACTACACCGCACTGTGAATGCCCTAACGACACCTCCCTCCCATGCAACCGATGCTTCTTGGCATACATAATTTAGCAGGATGGTAGTTGAAATTTATTATATGGAATATCTCATTGGAAGTAATTGTTTTTCTACTGGCTAGATCATCTTTAGCATGGAAGATAACACACAACCTCACATAAAAAACCGAAAACTCAAAAAACGGGAGGCACACGCACGAGTACAAAAAGGACTTCGAAATTGTGACCGTGTGTGTTCACTTCACAGGGCGCAGTAATTTTTCTTCGACCGCGACTCGACGAACAAACGGACGCCACAGgataattttcaaaaaaaaggaatatcCCCACCCATTTCCACCATCGGGCCACCGGTTTGCCGGCGGCCGACGTGGCCGGCCTCGCAGCGGCACAGCCGCACCCATGGCCGTTATCCCCCAAGCCCCCACCGCCACACCCCCGCCCTACAAActcacctccacccccacccctcacccACTCGCCGCGGCACAccctcccacccccacctccgcctccgcctccgcagccatgcagatgcaggcggccaccaccaccaccgccgcgcgccgcctcgcgccgaaGCCGCAGCCGCAGGCCAACCGGTGCCGCCCCTCGAGCGTCTCCGTCGTCGCGGCGGGGAGGTcccggaggaggagcgcgcgcTCCTCCCTCAGGGCCTCCGCCTCCCTCGACCAGGAGGTCAAGGAGCGCGCCTCCCCCGCCGGTGAGCGCTAAACACTCTCATGACTGCAAACCTCGCTTGCTTGATCAGCGGAGGGGGGTTTGTGCGCTTCGGAGGTAGGGCTAGGCTTAGCGCTGGATTTTTGGTGCCGCCATGGTTGGGTTGCTGATTAGTATCGTGAGGTGAGGTGAAGTGCTGTGGTTCGCTTTGAGTGGGGTTGGTTGGGGCACTATGCCCATTGACGCGAGTTTTGCTACGGCCTCGCTGATCAAGTGCAATGAGCACAGAATGTGTATGCTGGTGCTTGGTAGAGGTtgcccctcctttttttttttggtcctgGAATGAGTTAGCAATCTGTAAGTGGTATATATAATTGGGTGCAATCTGATTCTCGCTGTTTAGAATTGGGTGGCTGCAGCTGCATAGGATGACATAGTTGACATTTCGAGTATAGCAATTGTGGCTTCACAAGCTGAGTAGCTCCTTAGTTGTAACTGCTAACAAATAGATGGAGGGTTCAAGGTCTCAAACACTTCATGGAATGTATTTTGTGATTTGCTGGCTACTCTTGCATAATCGTTGAAGTTTGTTGAATGTGTTTATTGTGTGAAAGCTACCTTGCCTACATTTTAGTTTCACAAATACACTATATCTTCCTTCCACATTATATGTGCACTGGCTTGACCTAGTGCCATCAGAACGACTGGTATTTTTCATGCATTTATCTATCTATACATATCAGCTTCCTGTCTTTTCTGTTATATGATGCTAATCTATGTACCCATCTTTTCACTGAATTATTCAGCTGGGAAGAGTGGTCAAGCAACTAGAAGAGATGTGAGGAATATAGCAATTGTTGCTCATGTCGATCATGGAAAGACAACTCTGGTGGATTCAATGTTAAGGCAAGCCAAGGTACATTCTAGAAGCTTCTTGTTCCATTCTGagattaatttcaaaattttaatgcTAAGGAAAGCTTTACTCTGTAGGGAAGAATATGTACTTCATGAAAACACCTTAGAACGAACGACAAACTATCTGTGAAAATTATTTCTGTTCAACCACAAGGTTGTGCTGAAAATCAATAGTGCATTTACCATTTCTGTTGCTGTTTAAATTATGCAGGTTTTCCGAGACAATCAAGTTGTACAGGAAAGAATAATGGACTCAAATGATCTGGAGAGGGAAAGGGGAATCACTATACTTAGCAAAAACACTTCGATAACTTATAAGGGTACTAAAATCAACATCATCGATACTCCTGGACATTCAGATTTCGGTGGGGAGGTGGAACGCGTTCTCAACATGGTGGAAGGAGTTCTCCTAGTGGTACTAGCTACTGTTGCGGTTAAATGTTATATAAGAAGATTGGCTTACTTCTTATTTGATGCTTAAAACATATTCTATTGGCTTCTTTTGCGCTTCATTGTTCAAtaagtgttttgatgccatCACATCTTGACATGTCTTATGTCTTATCAAAAATTGTAACACACTGCATATAGGGTACTGATTCCATGTTCTGCTGCATGCTACACAAGTTCCTATGGAACTGATTTTTCAAACAGTGTTCTAATGTGAATTGAGAAAACGAGCTAAAATCATTCTATTAACATAATCCTCTATGCTTCGTAGGTTGATTCAGTAGAGGGACCTATGCCACAGACAAGATTTGTTCTGAAGAAAGCTCTAGAATTCGGACATGCTGTTGTAGTGGTTGTAAACAAGATTGACAGACCTACTGCTCGTCCTGAGTTTGTGGTGAATTCAACATTTGAGCTATTTATCGAATTAAATGCAACTGATGAACAGGTAAATAGTTTTGTCCATACTTTTGTTCATTGATTTGTTCTCTTCCTATTCCTTATGTTCTTGTTTTGCTGCAATATGTCAGTGTGATTTTCAAACAGTCTATGCAAGTGGTATTAAAGGGAAGGCTGGGTTATCTCCAGAAAATTTGGGTGACGATCTTGGACCCCTTTTTGAGGCAATCCTTAGATGCATACCAGAGCCACGTATTGAGAAAGACGGTGCACTGCAATTGCTTGTGAGTAATAAACTTGGGGATTATATTGTCATGTACTTAACTTGTGGCTATGACTTTGCATAATACTTTATATGCAGCCATCGTGATTGTTTTCTTGGATGCATCTGTAATTTCGGATTTTCTCTCAAAATGGCAACTTACACACTGTATCactacatttttttcttctgtttgttTCTTACTGTTATTTTCAACTATGGTAAAGCTTGAACTTTGGGATGCTTAACTCCATACAGTTGGGAGTAATTTTATTACTCCCAAGATGCTGAAAGCCATGCCATGGATTCTAGGTTATGTAATTATAGTTGGAAATGACTGAAATCTGATAGCTAACTAGCCAAGATCAGCAATCAGTATCTTGTGTACTTGGACAGCTAAGGAAACTCCTACATGATTAATATTCACCGATCAATTTGCAATAACTGCCACATTCGTAAATGAACATATGTTCAAATTTCTAAGAGAAAATTCCTTATTTTCCATGCAAAGTTACATCAACTAGTGTTGAAGTCTAGACACTTACCAGGCACATAATATGAGTACGTTAGCTATTTTGTTCTTCTCTACATCACTTTATTGTTTGTTAGAAAGTTTGATTTGTCTTCTTGTGAGCAAATTTCTGCGGAGCTGCCTTTCTGACTTTGACAAATCTATTTTTCTGATAATAGATTATCAGAACTTCTCTTTCATTATTTGTAGTCCTGTGTACTAATTCCACAATGCTGACTGATGTATAGGTGTCTAATACTGAATATGATGAACATAAAGGACGGATAGCGATTGGGCGACTGCATGCAGGAGAACTGCAGCGAGGCATGGAAGTGAAGGTAcaaatttgttctttttgtgcATGTGGTGCAAATGCCAATATTCCAACAAAGATTAAAAAGAACAACAGGGTAGCATCAAAGATATGTGCAACCTTTCCAAAATTTAGATTTAAATCTCTCATACTCTTTGCATGAGCAACCATTGCAGTCTTGGTTAATGGTTCACTTTTGAAGTTTCTTTagatttgatctttttttcaaattacATCTAGGCACATCTGtcaccttttttttgtttgcaagaCAAAGGGAAAAAATATCTTTTCTTATGACAGCAATATAGCTTCTACTGATTTCAAGATATTTTGCAGGTTTGTACACCAGATGATGCTTGTAGAATTAGCAAAATAAGTGAGCTTTTCGTTTATCAGAACTTCAGCCGAGTTCCAGTTGATAATGTTAGTGCTGGTGACATTTGTGCAGTATGTGGAATCAATGATATCATGGTTGGTGTTTTTTAACAATTTATTCAAGCTTTCTGGTTTACATTTATCTTAAGAGCACGATAATTATAAAATCTGTTATTCTTTGAACTCTGCAGATTGGGGAAACCATAGCAGATAAAGTTTCTGGAACACCCTTGCCCACCATCAAAATAGAGGAACCGACAGTCAGAATGTCTTTTTCCATCAACACTTCACCTTTTGTCGGTAAAGAGGTATGGATAAACTCCATTGTATCTCTACTGTCTAGCAGTCTAGCATGGCCTGCTTGAAAAAGAGAGTTGAAAAATGCCTAAGCTAGATGTTGATATAATGCTTTGAattcaaatgataaaaaaaaatcgatgtcTAAATTGCAACTATGTGGTCATTCCAAGTTGTTAgactaaatattattttattttgacaaTTGAAATGATCTGCCATTGCTGGATGCTTAGAAAGTATCAAATCATGATTGTAGTTCACAGAATGCAGATTTTGCTCTATTGTGCTTTAAAGTGGCATGAAGTGAATGCTGTCAAATTGGAGTCAAATTAAAGTGCCACAAAGTGAATGCTGTCTCAAAAAAAAGTGAATGCTGTCAAATTATATTCAAATCTCTTTTGTCAAATTGAACTTGTTTAATCTAAAATCGATTGAATGTCTTGCCTTCTTGCAAGTTATTTAAATTAAGATTATCCATAGTGGCACTTTTCCACCACATTTGCTGTAATGGTACCAATGCCATGTTTGTAAATATAATGTTGCtagttttcttccttttctggaATGCTGAAATATTTGTCCGTTCTCACTGGATTTATCACAGGGGAAATATGTCACAAGCCGTAATCTCCGTGATAGGTTATATCGTGAGCTTGAAAGGAACTTAGCTATGAAAGTAGAAGACGGGGAAACTGCTGATACATTTCTTGTTAGTGGCAGAGGCACACTGCACCTCACTATATTGATAGAAAACATGTAAGCATTTATTATCATATTCAGTGATTCCAGAATGACATGTACTTCTGGCATTTTCTTGAAAGAACCTCAATTGCTAACAGGCGGAGAGAAGGATTTGAGTTTATGATTGGACCTCCAAAGGTCATTAACAAGACAGTTGATGGAAAGCTGCAAGAGCCTTATGAGGTATGTTTCTTTTAATGCCAGTATTCACTTGTATATTTCACCAAGTAGCAAGGTGCCTGCATGTTGCAATTGCAACGAGATCTTGAAGGACGGGCCGAATGTTCCCCTCCATGCTTCAGCGTAGTTCACGTTTAGTTTTTTCTGTTTCGGTTTTTCTTGGTGAGCAGTTTTCAGGTGCATGATGCATCCACCGGTTTATTTTagatggagttttttttttttgttgcactaGTGGGGATGGTAGGGATCGTCAAACGGACAAAACTCCCCTTTAGAATAGTAGAGATTTCTCAACAAATATTGTCTTTGGCACTAGTATTGCTATTGATTTTACTATCCTACAACTCCTAATCCCTCAGTTTTCATGTAACCAACTTATTCTTGCTACTGTGTTCCAGATAGCTGCTGTGGAAGTTCCAGAGGAATATATGGGTTCAGTTGTTGAGCTTTTGGGGAAAAGGCGTGGACAAATGGTTGACATGCAACCTAGTGGGTTCGTACCACACTCTAATTCCTTCATATGCTTGCAAGTTATGTTGGAACTTTTTTTTGGAGGAGAGTTATGTTGGAACTTTTTAATACTATCTTCGCAAAAAAGTATAAATTTCCTATTGAATTAATCAAGCAACCAACAAACACCATATTGAAGTTAGAGTGTAAAAGTTTATGCATCGAGTGTCTCATTACTCTGAGAACTGCATGACTTTCCTCAACATTTTATACAAGAGTGTACTAAGCTGTCGTGTCTTGGAGTAACTTCTGACCCTCTTATATCAATTAAATGCAAGAACAATTGTTGGGAGTGGTTTATGTATTTTCAGATGGTGGTTGAGATTGAATTTTTGGATGGATTATTTGTATGGTTTGAAGCAAATATCTTACTCTATGAAGAAATCATGCAGTACTGGATGTAATGAATACAATATGGCTTTGAAAATTTTCTGTTGCATAATGCTTATTCCTGAGATAGAGGAGTTGTTGCCATAACAAGTGTCATTTTCAAATGGCAGGCCAGAGGGAACAACATTACTAAAATACAAGATTCCTACTAGAGGCCTCATTGGACTCAGGAATGCAGTTTTGACAGCATCTAGGGGCACAGCAATACTCAACACAATTTTTGACAGCTATGGCCCATGGGCTGGAGATCTTAGTTCACGTGATCAAGGCTCCTTGGTACACATTACTTTCAAGTTTCAAGcaacaagttttttttcttccgtttTCATCAACATCTAAATTGGATAACATGGTATAGGTTGCATTTGAGGATGGAAGTACTACATCGTATGCACTTCTTAATGCTCAAGAAAGAGGTATACTATTTGTGAGTCCAGGACAGGATGTTTACAAGGGCCAAATAGTTGGTATCCATCAGCGACCAGGTGATTTAGCAATTAATGTGTGCAAGAAAAAGGCTGCAACAAATGTCCGCTCCAACAAGGAAACTACAGGTAAAATTTTCATCTGCAACCACTATTCGTTACTGCGATTATATTATTTGGTAGGAATATCTTTTTATTGAAGAAAATTAGGTACTGGTTGTTTTCTCTTGTGAATAGCTGTTCAACTAAACCATAGCTAGCTTGGTCCAACTCACATAATCCATGCCTTTCTTGAAACCTACAGTTGCTAGCTCCAAAAAGTTCCTAGGTTGGGGTTCCTGATAAGTAAACCCTTGCATCTTGAGGCTGGGCAGGTCTGGCTGGAGGGGCTTTAGTGCTTTACTGCCTGTTGACCTGATTGATGCAACCAAAACATCATAAACAGGCTCTACTTTCCCTGAGTGAGTTCGAAGCCATGTAAGCAAAACTGTAACCCATGTATGCACAGGCTCGTGGCAGCGCAGGGGTGGAGCCAGCCTTGGGCCAAGGCCTGGGCCAGCCAAGCCTAGCATGTTTCGGCCCATACTGGGCTTAGCATGGTGAAATTTAATTTGAGCCTATTGAACTTAAGGCCTAGGCCCTGGGCCATAGCCCAGGTGAGCCGATCTGGTTCCACCTCTGTGGAATCATATTCCCGTGAATAGAGTCCAACAAACACTAGTATTAGTGCATTACATTACCACTGCGATCACAGTCACCATTTTCTTCATGCCTTCTGACTTGGGCTCTAGGAACAGCCTAAATATTGACA
This region includes:
- the LOC127763187 gene encoding putative elongation factor TypA-like SVR3, chloroplastic; its protein translation is MAVIPQAPTATPPPYKLTSTPTPHPLAAAHPPTPTSASASAAMQMQAATTTTAARRLAPKPQPQANRCRPSSVSVVAAGRSRRRSARSSLRASASLDQEVKERASPAAGKSGQATRRDVRNIAIVAHVDHGKTTLVDSMLRQAKVFRDNQVVQERIMDSNDLERERGITILSKNTSITYKGTKINIIDTPGHSDFGGEVERVLNMVEGVLLVVDSVEGPMPQTRFVLKKALEFGHAVVVVVNKIDRPTARPEFVVNSTFELFIELNATDEQCDFQTVYASGIKGKAGLSPENLGDDLGPLFEAILRCIPEPRIEKDGALQLLVSNTEYDEHKGRIAIGRLHAGELQRGMEVKVCTPDDACRISKISELFVYQNFSRVPVDNVSAGDICAVCGINDIMIGETIADKVSGTPLPTIKIEEPTVRMSFSINTSPFVGKEGKYVTSRNLRDRLYRELERNLAMKVEDGETADTFLVSGRGTLHLTILIENMRREGFEFMIGPPKVINKTVDGKLQEPYEIAAVEVPEEYMGSVVELLGKRRGQMVDMQPSGPEGTTLLKYKIPTRGLIGLRNAVLTASRGTAILNTIFDSYGPWAGDLSSRDQGSLVAFEDGSTTSYALLNAQERGILFVSPGQDVYKGQIVGIHQRPGDLAINVCKKKAATNVRSNKETTVVLDEALSYSLDDCIEFIQEDELVEVTPASIRMCKNPKVSKKNR